The Methylobacterium sp. PvR107 genome contains a region encoding:
- a CDS encoding chloramphenicol acetyltransferase — translation MADLSLGLEPAIDPSARIVDCRLGRYTEIGARTRLTETSLDDYSYLGPDGEVIYTTIGKFCSIAASVRINPGNHPMERASQAHFTYRAHSYWPEESDEPAFFDRRRASPVAIGHDVWIGHGVVVLPGRTIGTGAVVGAGAIVTRDVEPYTIVVGNPARPVRRRFPDVVAARLEHLAWWDWDHERLRRALPDFRGLSIEAFLDRYES, via the coding sequence GTGGCTGACCTCTCCCTCGGCCTCGAGCCGGCGATCGATCCGAGTGCCCGGATCGTGGATTGCCGCCTCGGCCGCTACACCGAGATCGGCGCGCGCACCCGTCTCACCGAGACAAGCCTCGACGATTATTCCTACCTCGGCCCGGACGGCGAGGTGATCTACACCACGATCGGCAAGTTCTGCTCGATCGCCGCCAGCGTCCGGATCAACCCCGGCAACCACCCGATGGAGCGCGCCTCCCAGGCGCATTTCACCTACCGGGCGCATTCTTATTGGCCCGAGGAATCCGACGAGCCGGCCTTCTTCGACCGGCGCCGGGCGAGCCCGGTGGCGATCGGCCACGATGTCTGGATCGGCCACGGCGTGGTGGTCCTGCCCGGCCGCACCATCGGCACCGGCGCGGTGGTCGGCGCCGGCGCGATCGTCACCCGGGACGTCGAACCCTACACGATCGTGGTCGGCAATCCCGCCCGGCCGGTCCGGCGCCGGTTTCCGGACGTCGTCGCCGCGCGGCTGGAGCACCTCGCCTGGTGGGACTGGGACCACGAGCGCCTGCGCCGGGCGCTTCCGGATTTCCGCGGGCTTTCGATCGAAGCCTTCCTCGACCGGTACGAATCCTGA
- the phnG gene encoding phosphonate C-P lyase system protein PhnG, which yields MTTNPRDPESGGDGAARRAVMALCAEASRTDLEAALSALDSPASADLRPPETGLVMATGRIGGDGRPFNLGEVSVTRAAIRLADGPAGFAYHLGRDRTKARLAAILDALWQDPARRARVEAALEPAARRVEASRAQAARRTAATRVDFLTLARGED from the coding sequence GTGACGACGAACCCGAGGGATCCGGAATCCGGCGGCGATGGCGCGGCGCGCCGGGCCGTGATGGCGCTCTGCGCCGAGGCGAGCCGCACCGACCTGGAGGCGGCGCTGTCGGCGCTCGACAGCCCGGCCAGCGCCGATCTGCGGCCGCCGGAGACCGGTCTGGTGATGGCGACCGGCCGGATCGGCGGCGACGGGCGCCCGTTCAATCTTGGCGAGGTCAGCGTGACCCGGGCCGCGATCCGCCTCGCGGACGGCCCGGCCGGCTTCGCCTACCATCTCGGCCGCGACCGCACGAAAGCGCGGCTCGCCGCGATCCTCGATGCCCTCTGGCAGGACCCGGCCCGGCGCGCCCGGGTCGAAGCGGCCCTGGAGCCCGCCGCCCGGCGGGTCGAGGCGTCCCGCGCGCAGGCGGCCCGGCGCACGGCCGCGACCCGGGTCGATTTCCTGACCCTCGCCCGCGGGGAGGATTGA
- the phnF gene encoding phosphonate metabolism transcriptional regulator PhnF, which produces MDAQAQAPGLVRGEGLTAWRQIADALTAEIAAGGYAPGQKLPPEAVLAMRFAVNRHTVRRALAALAEGGLVRASQGRGTFVEEAPLAYPIGPRTRFSEIVAGAGREAWGDLIGSTTRPAGPEQAAALALAPGAPTLELLTVHRADDAPLSTALTWLPLPRFAGFGEAYAARGSITRAFAACGVPDYTRLSTRVRARPADAEEARRLDIAPGRVVLVVSSVNVDPAGVPIQANRTLFAADRVELVIGG; this is translated from the coding sequence ATGGATGCGCAGGCGCAGGCACCCGGGCTTGTCCGAGGCGAGGGGCTCACGGCGTGGCGGCAGATCGCCGACGCCCTGACGGCAGAGATCGCGGCGGGCGGTTACGCGCCGGGACAGAAACTGCCCCCGGAGGCGGTGCTGGCGATGCGGTTCGCGGTGAACCGGCACACGGTGCGGCGGGCGCTGGCCGCCCTGGCCGAGGGCGGCCTCGTCCGCGCCAGCCAGGGCCGGGGCACCTTCGTGGAGGAGGCACCCCTCGCCTACCCGATCGGGCCGCGCACGCGCTTCTCCGAGATCGTCGCCGGGGCGGGCCGGGAGGCCTGGGGCGACCTGATCGGCTCCACCACCCGTCCGGCCGGACCCGAACAGGCGGCGGCGCTCGCCCTCGCCCCCGGCGCGCCCACCCTGGAACTGCTGACGGTCCACCGGGCCGACGACGCGCCGCTCTCGACCGCGCTGACCTGGCTGCCGCTGCCGCGCTTCGCCGGCTTCGGTGAGGCCTATGCCGCGCGCGGCTCGATCACCCGGGCCTTCGCGGCCTGCGGCGTCCCCGACTACACCCGGCTCTCGACGCGGGTCCGCGCCCGCCCGGCCGATGCCGAGGAGGCGCGGCGCCTCGACATCGCGCCGGGGCGGGTCGTCCTCGTGGTGTCGAGCGTCAACGTCGATCCCGCGGGCGTGCCGATCCAGGCGAACCGCACCCTGTTCGCCGCCGACCGGGTGGAGCTGGTGATCGGCGGGTGA
- a CDS encoding inorganic phosphate transporter, with translation MSDSAAMPSAAARGRPEGGPRLDHGMHLGGLVAFLLVLVAGLGYAVVSLIADMNAVGEAPLAYGAFALLGLALLIALGFEFVNGFHDTANAVATVIYTHSLPPLVAVIWSGFFNFLGVMLSSGAVAYAIVTLLPVELILNVGSHAGYAMIFALLLAAIIWNLGTWAFGLPNSSSHALIGSVLGVGLANQLMSGGDGTAGVDWNQALNVFKALLFSPVCGFVLAALLLLALKFAVRRKDLYEAPKGDAPPPLWIRGLLILTCTLVSFFHGGNDGQKGMGLIMLILIGAAPTAYALNRTMSDDTTPAFVQSSTAASRVFSARAPGAPVPDAAAARRTVTEALKTKALDQPPVYAALAALATDIAASVKNYGAIRTVPAAQTQNLRSDMYLAADAVRLLPATGANLSETDTATLKGYSGLLNDGTRYIPGWVKVCVALALGLGTMVGWKRIVVTVGEKIGKTHLTYAQGASAEIVAAGTIGLAELYGLPVSTTHILSSGVAGTMAANGSGLQMSTVRNMALAWILTLPAAITLAASLFFLLRHLF, from the coding sequence ATGTCCGATTCCGCCGCGATGCCGTCGGCCGCCGCGCGAGGCAGGCCCGAGGGCGGCCCGCGCCTCGATCACGGGATGCATCTGGGCGGCCTCGTCGCCTTCCTGCTCGTGCTGGTGGCCGGGCTCGGCTACGCCGTCGTGAGCCTGATCGCCGACATGAACGCGGTCGGCGAGGCACCGCTGGCCTATGGCGCCTTCGCGCTGCTCGGGCTCGCACTGCTGATCGCGCTGGGCTTCGAATTCGTGAACGGCTTCCACGACACCGCCAACGCGGTCGCCACGGTGATCTACACGCATTCGCTGCCGCCGCTGGTGGCGGTGATCTGGTCGGGCTTCTTCAACTTCCTCGGCGTGATGCTATCCTCCGGGGCGGTGGCCTATGCCATCGTCACCCTGCTGCCGGTGGAACTCATCCTGAATGTCGGCTCCCATGCCGGCTACGCGATGATCTTCGCGCTGCTGCTGGCCGCGATCATCTGGAATCTGGGCACCTGGGCCTTCGGCCTGCCGAACTCCTCGTCTCACGCGCTGATCGGCTCGGTGCTCGGTGTCGGCCTCGCCAACCAGCTGATGAGCGGCGGCGACGGCACCGCGGGCGTCGACTGGAACCAGGCGCTCAACGTGTTCAAGGCGCTGCTGTTCTCGCCCGTCTGCGGCTTCGTGCTGGCGGCCCTGCTGCTGCTCGCGCTCAAGTTCGCGGTGCGCCGCAAGGACCTCTACGAGGCGCCCAAGGGCGATGCCCCCCCGCCCCTGTGGATCCGCGGCCTGCTGATCCTCACCTGCACGCTGGTCTCCTTCTTCCACGGCGGCAATGACGGGCAGAAGGGCATGGGCCTGATCATGCTGATCCTGATCGGCGCTGCCCCCACCGCCTACGCGCTGAACCGCACCATGTCGGACGACACGACCCCGGCCTTCGTGCAGAGCTCGACGGCGGCGAGCCGGGTCTTCTCCGCCCGCGCCCCCGGCGCGCCGGTGCCGGACGCCGCCGCGGCGCGCCGGACGGTGACGGAGGCGTTGAAGACGAAGGCGCTCGACCAGCCGCCGGTCTATGCCGCGCTCGCGGCGCTCGCGACCGACATCGCCGCGAGCGTCAAGAATTACGGGGCGATCCGCACCGTGCCGGCCGCCCAGACGCAGAACCTGCGCAGCGACATGTACCTCGCCGCCGACGCGGTGCGGCTGCTGCCGGCCACGGGGGCCAACCTCTCCGAGACCGACACGGCGACGCTGAAAGGCTATTCCGGCCTGCTCAACGACGGCACCCGCTACATCCCGGGCTGGGTGAAGGTCTGCGTCGCCCTCGCCCTCGGGCTCGGCACCATGGTCGGCTGGAAGCGCATCGTCGTGACGGTGGGCGAGAAGATCGGCAAGACCCACCTCACCTACGCCCAGGGCGCCTCGGCCGAGATCGTGGCCGCCGGCACGATCGGGCTCGCCGAACTCTACGGCCTGCCGGTCTCGACCACGCATATCCTGTCGTCGGGCGTCGCCGGCACGATGGCGGCCAACGGCTCCGGGCTCCAGATGTCCACGGTGCGCAACATGGCGCTGGCCTGGATCCTGACCCTGCCGGCGGCGATCACGCTCGCGGCAAGCCTGTTCTTCCTGCTGCGCCACCTGTTCTGA
- a CDS encoding MucR family transcriptional regulator, giving the protein MSNLNETPSSFMLEKVGAIVAAYVSRNAVGMAELPGLIDQVHSAISVLRGGGSGAGSAGLTPAQVEASIQHDGLISFIDGRSYKTMKRHLTANGLTPERYRAKYGLPADYPMVAPGYAARRSEIARAIQLGQKVG; this is encoded by the coding sequence ATGAGCAACCTGAACGAAACGCCCTCCTCCTTCATGCTGGAAAAGGTCGGCGCGATCGTCGCCGCCTACGTGTCCCGCAACGCGGTCGGAATGGCCGAACTGCCAGGCCTCATCGACCAGGTCCACTCGGCGATCTCGGTCCTCCGGGGCGGCGGCTCGGGTGCTGGCTCGGCCGGGCTGACGCCTGCGCAGGTCGAGGCCTCGATCCAGCACGATGGGCTGATCAGCTTCATCGACGGCCGCTCGTACAAGACGATGAAGCGCCACCTGACGGCGAACGGCCTGACGCCCGAGCGCTACCGGGCCAAGTACGGCCTGCCGGCCGATTACCCGATGGTCGCCCCGGGCTATGCCGCCCGGCGGTCGGAGATCGCCCGCGCGATCCAGCTCGGACAGAAGGTCGGCTGA
- the phnE gene encoding phosphonate ABC transporter, permease protein PhnE, which yields MRGLTKLPPERAAALSGLYAASTGAARRRTLAGFAAVAALALLAGYAAEVRPLVLAGNIGKFTAYIQQILPPVGLDHPVEDLRAWYWNLPGWLALLGETLLMAYLGTLLGALAGFALSFVAAANLVRSRLLRILAKRFLEVCRTVPDVVFALIFVIAFGLGPMVGVLAIAIHTTGALGKLFSEVVENSDMRPVEGLAASGASWVETVRFAVLPQVLSNFASYGLLRFEINVRGAAVLGFVGAGGIGQEFLAAIRNFYYADVSAILVLIILTVFCIDLATERVRHRLIGPETAR from the coding sequence TTGCGTGGCCTGACGAAGCTGCCGCCGGAGCGGGCAGCCGCCCTCTCCGGCCTCTACGCGGCCTCGACCGGGGCCGCGCGCCGCCGGACGCTGGCGGGCTTCGCGGCGGTGGCGGCCCTGGCGCTCCTCGCCGGGTACGCCGCCGAGGTGCGGCCGCTGGTCCTTGCCGGGAACATCGGCAAGTTCACCGCCTACATCCAGCAGATCCTGCCGCCGGTCGGCCTCGACCATCCGGTCGAGGATCTGCGCGCCTGGTACTGGAACCTGCCCGGCTGGCTCGCCTTGCTGGGCGAGACCCTGCTGATGGCCTATCTCGGCACGCTGCTGGGGGCGCTGGCGGGCTTCGCCCTCAGCTTCGTCGCGGCCGCCAACTTGGTGCGGTCGCGCCTGCTGCGAATCCTGGCCAAGCGCTTCCTGGAGGTCTGCCGCACCGTCCCCGATGTGGTGTTCGCGCTGATCTTCGTGATCGCCTTCGGCCTCGGACCGATGGTCGGCGTGCTGGCGATCGCGATCCACACCACGGGAGCGCTGGGCAAGCTGTTCTCCGAGGTGGTCGAGAATAGCGACATGCGGCCCGTCGAGGGACTAGCCGCCTCGGGTGCCTCCTGGGTCGAGACCGTGCGCTTCGCGGTGCTGCCGCAGGTGCTGTCGAACTTCGCCTCCTACGGGCTGCTGCGCTTCGAGATCAACGTGCGCGGGGCGGCGGTGCTGGGCTTCGTCGGGGCAGGGGGGATCGGCCAGGAGTTCCTGGCCGCAATCCGCAACTTCTACTACGCGGACGTGAGCGCGATCCTCGTGCTGATCATCCTGACCGTGTTCTGCATCGACCTCGCCACCGAGCGGGTCCGCCACCGGCTGATCGGCCCGGAGACCGCCCGATGA
- a CDS encoding DUF1045 domain-containing protein, translating to MSRRYALYCLPAPGSRLEAFGRGVLGYDTVSGAPVPHPEGLEALAAVTAGARTYGFHATLKAPLRLAAGATESELVAAARALAAAHPPVTVGPLTVAALGAFLALVPDAPPPALGLFAAECVAALDPFRAPPTEAERAKRRPERLDPRGRALLDRWGYPYVFEAFRFHMTLTDALPEADRDAWHRRLSEAYAASGPEPLVIDALGLLTQDGTAPFRLLARLPFGEPRG from the coding sequence GTGTCGCGCCGCTACGCCCTGTACTGCCTGCCCGCCCCGGGCTCGCGCCTCGAAGCCTTCGGACGGGGCGTGCTCGGCTACGACACCGTGTCCGGGGCACCAGTTCCCCATCCGGAAGGCCTCGAAGCCCTCGCCGCCGTCACCGCGGGGGCCCGGACTTACGGCTTCCACGCCACCCTCAAGGCGCCCCTGCGCCTCGCGGCGGGCGCCACCGAGTCCGAGCTCGTTGCCGCCGCCCGCGCCCTCGCGGCCGCCCACCCGCCGGTGACGGTCGGGCCTCTGACGGTCGCCGCGCTCGGGGCGTTCCTCGCCCTGGTGCCGGACGCCCCGCCGCCGGCCCTGGGGCTGTTCGCCGCCGAGTGCGTCGCGGCGCTCGACCCGTTCCGCGCGCCGCCCACCGAGGCCGAGCGTGCGAAGCGCCGCCCCGAGCGCCTCGATCCGCGCGGCCGCGCGCTGCTCGATCGCTGGGGCTACCCGTACGTGTTCGAGGCCTTCCGCTTCCACATGACCCTGACCGACGCCCTGCCGGAGGCGGATCGCGACGCCTGGCACCGGCGCCTGTCGGAGGCCTATGCCGCCTCCGGGCCCGAGCCCCTGGTGATCGACGCCCTCGGCCTCCTGACCCAGGACGGGACCGCGCCGTTCCGGCTCCTGGCACGCCTGCCCTTCGGAGAACCCCGTGGCTGA
- a CDS encoding ceramide glucosyltransferase: protein MIDATVPALSFGALLALIQIGSIAIAGRRLGQVHGPSRFPAGAPVSLIRPLHGLEAYSEEMLTRSFRLDYPAYELIFCVADPGDPILPLVRRLIAAHPQVPARLILGDERISENPKLNNCLRGWRAAAHDWVVLADSNVAMPPDYLQRLQAAWRAETGLVCSTPAGARPGSFMAEVECAFLNTLQARWQYAAEAFGLGFAQGKSMLWHKPFLDQRGGLQALAAEIAEDAAATKLVRAAGKRIHLVASPFEQPLGPRGFREVWSRQLRWARLRRVTFPLFFAPEIGSGVLLPALLVALGAGSLAGLAGAAGLAALCYGAEHRLALRAGWHRSPRMLAAFLVRDALIPAIWLGAWVQSAIVWRGNAMDVRPRRAAEARSYAPTA from the coding sequence ATGATTGACGCCACGGTGCCGGCCCTGTCCTTCGGCGCGCTCCTGGCCCTCATCCAGATCGGCAGCATCGCCATCGCGGGCCGGCGCCTCGGGCAGGTGCACGGCCCGTCGCGGTTTCCGGCGGGCGCGCCCGTCTCGCTGATCCGCCCGCTTCACGGGCTGGAGGCCTACAGCGAGGAGATGCTGACGCGGAGCTTCCGCCTCGATTATCCCGCCTACGAGCTGATCTTCTGCGTCGCCGATCCGGGCGATCCGATCCTCCCGCTCGTCAGGCGCCTGATCGCCGCCCACCCGCAGGTTCCCGCCCGCCTGATCCTCGGCGACGAGCGGATCAGCGAGAACCCGAAACTGAACAATTGCCTGCGCGGCTGGCGCGCCGCCGCCCACGACTGGGTGGTGCTGGCCGATTCCAACGTGGCGATGCCGCCGGACTACCTGCAGCGCCTCCAGGCGGCGTGGCGGGCCGAGACCGGCTTGGTCTGCTCCACCCCCGCCGGAGCCCGGCCGGGCAGCTTCATGGCCGAGGTGGAATGCGCCTTCCTCAACACCCTGCAGGCACGCTGGCAATACGCCGCCGAGGCCTTCGGGCTGGGCTTCGCGCAGGGCAAGAGCATGCTCTGGCACAAGCCGTTCCTGGACCAGCGCGGCGGCCTTCAGGCGCTGGCCGCCGAGATCGCCGAGGACGCGGCCGCCACCAAGCTGGTGCGCGCCGCCGGCAAGCGCATCCACCTCGTGGCGAGCCCGTTCGAGCAGCCCTTGGGCCCGCGCGGCTTCCGGGAGGTCTGGTCCCGCCAGCTCCGGTGGGCGCGCCTGCGCCGCGTGACCTTCCCGCTGTTCTTCGCGCCCGAGATCGGCAGCGGCGTCCTGCTGCCGGCGCTCCTCGTCGCCCTCGGGGCCGGCAGCCTCGCGGGCCTCGCCGGCGCTGCCGGCCTCGCCGCCCTGTGCTATGGCGCCGAGCACCGGCTCGCGCTCCGCGCGGGCTGGCACCGTTCGCCCCGCATGCTGGCGGCCTTCCTCGTGCGCGACGCCCTGATCCCGGCGATCTGGCTCGGCGCCTGGGTCCAGAGCGCCATCGTGTGGCGCGGCAACGCCATGGACGTGCGCCCGCGCCGGGCCGCCGAGGCGCGCAGCTACGCGCCGACGGCCTGA
- the phnH gene encoding phosphonate C-P lyase system protein PhnH: protein MLAPGFADPVHDAQAAFRAVMDALARPGRIRPLDPGLTPPLPLTPELAAVALALIDADTPVWLDAALAAAPDVAAYLRFHTGAPLTDDPARAAFALVREPARCPPLGRFAPGTPAYPDTSTTLVLALDTIAPGAGLHLTGPGIAGSARMALTPLPPGFVGQLAENRAAFPLGIDLILTAPGQVAGLPRSTIVTEA from the coding sequence ATGCTCGCACCCGGCTTCGCCGATCCCGTCCACGATGCGCAGGCGGCGTTCCGCGCCGTGATGGACGCGCTCGCCCGGCCCGGCCGGATCCGGCCGCTCGACCCCGGCCTCACGCCGCCCCTGCCGCTGACTCCGGAACTCGCCGCCGTCGCGCTGGCGCTCATCGACGCCGACACGCCGGTCTGGCTCGACGCCGCGCTCGCCGCTGCGCCGGACGTCGCCGCATATCTGCGCTTCCACACCGGAGCGCCGCTCACCGACGACCCGGCCCGGGCCGCCTTCGCGCTGGTCCGCGAGCCCGCGCGGTGCCCGCCGCTCGGCCGCTTCGCGCCGGGGACGCCGGCCTATCCCGACACCTCGACCACCCTGGTTCTCGCCCTCGACACCATCGCCCCGGGGGCGGGGCTGCACCTGACCGGTCCCGGCATCGCGGGGAGCGCCCGCATGGCACTGACGCCCCTGCCGCCGGGCTTCGTCGGCCAGCTCGCCGAGAACCGCGCCGCGTTTCCCCTCGGAATCGACCTGATCCTCACCGCTCCGGGCCAGGTTGCCGGCCTGCCGCGCTCCACCATCGTGACGGAGGCTTGA
- the phnC gene encoding phosphonate ABC transporter ATP-binding protein, translated as MLVIEDLTRQYGDRRAVDGVSLRIEPGSFVGVIGRSGAGKSTLLRLINRLADPSSGRILHDGRDVTRLRGRALRDWRTRCAMIFQQFNLVGRLDVMTNVLMGRLSHVPSYRSLLRQWSEEDRAMALAALESFDMGEFAGQQADGLSGGQQQRVAIARALVQEPEILLADEPVASLDPRNTRLVMDALAEVNRRYGITVLCNLHSLDLARAYCDRLVGLSAGRVVFEGGPFDLTQDVARRLYGLEAGEVLDDSARREAEQRAAMPGRPGFVPARPVREAALGA; from the coding sequence ATGCTGGTCATCGAGGATCTTACGCGCCAGTACGGTGATCGGCGCGCCGTCGACGGTGTCTCGCTGCGGATCGAGCCCGGCAGCTTCGTCGGCGTGATCGGCCGGTCCGGTGCCGGCAAATCGACGCTGCTGCGGCTCATCAACCGCCTGGCGGACCCGAGTTCGGGGCGCATCCTCCACGACGGGCGCGACGTCACGCGGCTGCGGGGACGCGCCCTGCGGGACTGGCGCACCCGCTGCGCCATGATCTTCCAGCAGTTCAACCTCGTCGGCCGCCTCGACGTGATGACCAACGTCCTGATGGGCCGGCTGAGCCACGTGCCGAGCTACCGATCCCTGCTGCGGCAATGGTCCGAGGAGGACCGGGCGATGGCGCTCGCCGCCCTTGAGAGCTTCGACATGGGCGAGTTCGCCGGCCAGCAGGCCGACGGCCTGTCGGGCGGCCAGCAGCAGCGCGTCGCCATCGCCCGCGCCCTGGTGCAGGAGCCCGAGATCCTGCTCGCCGACGAGCCGGTGGCCTCCCTCGACCCGCGCAACACCCGCTTGGTAATGGACGCGCTGGCCGAGGTGAACCGCCGCTACGGCATCACCGTCCTGTGCAACCTGCACTCCCTCGACCTCGCCCGCGCCTATTGCGACCGCCTCGTCGGGCTCAGTGCCGGCCGGGTGGTGTTCGAGGGCGGGCCGTTCGACCTCACCCAGGATGTCGCCCGCCGGCTCTACGGCCTGGAGGCCGGCGAGGTGCTCGACGATTCGGCCCGACGCGAGGCCGAGCAGCGGGCGGCGATGCCGGGCCGGCCCGGCTTCGTGCCGGCGCGGCCCGTGCGCGAGGCCGCCCTCGGCGCCTGA
- the phnD gene encoding phosphonate ABC transporter substrate-binding protein has protein sequence MFTRRTLAAAATALALLGLPAAAQDWKAQYPELTLAVIPMENASGTVDRYAPLADYLTKTVGVPVKLRVASDYAAVIEGQRAGNIQLAFYGPASVARAAMTGVKVEPVVSPIHETGAAGYYSVIYALASSPYKTIEDLKGKNLALVDPNSTSGNQAPRFFLKRAGYDVDKFFGKAVFAGSHENAVLALTQGTVEAAANLWNSETDSIVTRMITKGMLKKPDGTPLQTSDFRVVFKSDFLPEGPYAMLATLPDGLKAKIREAFIALPKADKAAFDRLSDGKDQGLKPVTLKDYQPIIDMLRFNDEQRKKS, from the coding sequence ATGTTCACCCGACGCACCCTCGCCGCAGCCGCCACGGCCCTCGCGCTCCTCGGCCTGCCGGCTGCCGCCCAGGACTGGAAGGCGCAGTATCCCGAGCTGACCCTGGCGGTGATTCCGATGGAGAATGCCAGCGGTACGGTCGACCGCTACGCGCCGCTTGCGGATTACCTGACCAAGACGGTCGGCGTGCCGGTGAAGCTGCGGGTCGCCAGCGACTACGCAGCGGTGATCGAGGGCCAGCGCGCCGGCAACATCCAGCTCGCCTTCTACGGGCCGGCCTCCGTCGCCCGCGCCGCGATGACCGGCGTGAAGGTCGAGCCGGTGGTGAGCCCGATCCACGAGACCGGCGCCGCGGGCTATTACTCGGTGATCTACGCGCTGGCTTCCAGCCCGTACAAGACCATCGAGGATCTGAAGGGCAAGAACCTCGCCCTCGTCGATCCGAATTCCACCTCCGGCAACCAGGCGCCGCGCTTCTTCCTGAAGCGGGCCGGCTACGACGTGGACAAGTTCTTCGGCAAGGCGGTCTTTGCCGGCAGCCACGAGAACGCCGTCCTGGCGCTGACCCAGGGCACGGTCGAGGCCGCCGCCAACCTGTGGAATTCCGAGACCGACTCGATCGTCACCCGCATGATCACCAAGGGCATGCTGAAGAAGCCCGACGGCACGCCGCTGCAGACCTCCGACTTCCGGGTGGTGTTCAAGTCCGACTTCCTGCCGGAAGGCCCCTACGCCATGCTGGCCACCCTGCCGGACGGCCTGAAGGCCAAGATCCGGGAGGCGTTCATCGCCCTGCCGAAGGCCGACAAGGCCGCCTTCGACCGGCTCTCCGACGGCAAGGACCAGGGCCTCAAGCCGGTGACCCTCAAGGATTACCAGCCGATCATCGACATGCTGCGGTTCAACGACGAGCAGCGCAAGAAGTCCTGA
- the phnE gene encoding phosphonate ABC transporter, permease protein PhnE, with protein sequence MSAARTGALRAAARADLQRLRARYPAQFRADRAARARLVGVLGVLAGLTALACWRLDMSAARILHGLGRLGTFAVLMLPPSPEGHLWTFLHALGETLGIAFLGTLTAALLAFPVAFLAARNVVPNPFARFAVRRGLDILRSVDVLIWALIWINVVGLGPFAGLLAIACSDVGALGKLFSEAIETCDRRAGEGVVASGGSALHRIRFGLIPGVLPVLASQVLYFFESNTRSATIIGIVGAGGIGQYLTELIRVLELQQVAFLVLMILVTVAAIDWVSTRLRRAIIGPAAR encoded by the coding sequence ATGAGCGCGGCCCGCACCGGAGCCCTGCGGGCGGCGGCCCGGGCCGATCTCCAGCGGCTGCGCGCCCGCTACCCGGCGCAGTTCCGCGCCGACCGGGCCGCGCGGGCGCGCCTCGTTGGCGTTCTCGGCGTCCTGGCGGGTCTCACCGCCCTGGCGTGCTGGCGGCTCGACATGTCGGCCGCGCGGATCCTCCACGGGCTCGGGCGGCTCGGCACCTTCGCGGTGCTGATGCTGCCGCCATCCCCGGAGGGCCATCTCTGGACCTTCCTGCACGCGCTCGGCGAGACGCTGGGCATCGCGTTCCTCGGCACGCTCACGGCGGCGCTGCTGGCCTTCCCGGTGGCGTTCCTGGCCGCCCGGAACGTCGTGCCGAACCCGTTCGCCCGGTTCGCGGTCCGCCGCGGCCTCGACATCCTGCGCTCCGTGGACGTGCTGATCTGGGCGCTGATCTGGATCAACGTGGTCGGGCTCGGCCCCTTCGCCGGCCTGCTCGCCATCGCCTGCTCGGATGTGGGCGCGCTGGGCAAGCTGTTCTCCGAGGCGATCGAGACCTGCGACCGCCGCGCCGGCGAGGGCGTCGTCGCCTCGGGCGGCTCGGCCCTCCACCGCATCCGCTTCGGGCTGATCCCCGGGGTGCTGCCGGTGCTGGCGAGCCAGGTGCTGTACTTCTTCGAGTCGAACACCCGCTCGGCCACGATCATCGGCATCGTCGGCGCCGGTGGCATCGGCCAGTACCTCACCGAGCTGATCCGCGTGCTGGAGCTGCAGCAGGTCGCCTTCCTGGTGCTGATGATCCTCGTCACCGTGGCGGCGATCGACTGGGTCTCGACGCGCCTGCGCCGGGCGATCATCGGGCCGGCGGCGCGTTGA